The Polluticoccus soli sequence AAACCCAGGGCAATAACAGGATATCCGAAAATGGACGCGTAGAACGATAGCTGCTCAAGGCACAAAAAATAGGCGCCCGTCAATAAAGCCAGCCCGGCGATCACCAATATATTCACTCGCTTTAGCAGCAAATTCGTTGCATTTGGTGCCACATGAAACAGCCCCGCAATGCTTACGCCTGCCAGTATCCCATCGAGTCTGTTGTAGGTCGGGTAGTACATACGTTGAGCCCAGGTAGCGCCAAAGTCTTGCGTTCCTATCGTGGGAATGATCAAAAAGATCCAGCTGGCCAGCCTTGCTGCAAAACCTGCCATAAATAAAGCTGTCAGCAATGCTATTGCAGGTTTCACCGATTTGAATCGGCTGAACAGCAAAGCTGTTAGTGGCAGCAGCAAATAAAATTGTTCTTCGACACAGAGCGACCATGCATGGGAAAAAGTTCTGTTAGTCCTGAGATCAAGCCCGAAATTTTGTGTGAATGTCAGGAATTTCCAAAGTGGGGGTAAGCCCTCCCATTCCCTGATCGCAGGCACCGCGAAGTATAGACTGAGTACTACCCAATAGGCCGGTAATATTCTTAATGCACGTTTCAAGGCAAACAATCCCGGTGAAAAGTTTCCCTTTTCTATATCGGAAAATACATGATTGGCTATCAGGTAGCCGCTAAGCACGAAAAAAAGATCCACGCCTGTCCACCCGAAGCTAAAGAGATCATCAATCCATGCGGGATGCGCAAAAGACCTGTAGTGGTACAGGAATACGAGCGTTATTGCTAACGCCCGCAAGTAGTCTAAGCCAGCGATCTTTTTTTGTGTCAAGGTGTGCTTAGTTCTTTACTGTTTTTAAGAATTCCGCCATGTCGCGGACAAACTCCTGGGGGTGTTCCATTTTTACCGCATGGCCGGTGTTCTCATACACTTTATGTACTATGAGGTCAGGATGGCTTTGTTGTAGTTGCGTATTCTCTTCTTCAAAATCAAACCAGTCCTCATCGCTTACCGGGTCGAATATCAACATGGGTACATCGAGGTTACGGTAGATCATCTTAGGATAGATAAGGTGGGTGGATGCACCGAACATGTTATTGGCGGCATACGGTCGGTGCACGGCGGTGATCAACTGTTCAGCCGTATGTTCGCAAACCAGGTCGTCAACCCCGGGATTCATTTCCCATTTGCCTTCATTGTTTTGTTTCAGGCGGTTAAAGAACGTAAATGCTATGCGCGTGAAGTCGGCCTTCTGGCCGTTGTTATTATACAAACGTGTAAAGGCCTCCAATTCGGTATTGTATACAGGTGCCGGGGTCCTCATTTTGTAGTTGTTAATAAACTCGTTCGCCATTTCTTCAGTGGACTTTTTATGTCCGTTTACATCCCATGCTACCGATCCGCCATCTTCCAAAACCAAGGCGCGGACTCTATTAGGATAGCTGTCATAAAAAGCTGTTGTGATCGAACCGCCTCTTGAAAAACCGCCGATCACCGCTTTTTTTATCTTCAGCTCGTCCATTAGGGCCTTTATGTCGTCCGCTACATGATAGAGCGAAACTTCTTTGCCGGGAATTGCCGTAAGACCGTGACCATAAAAATCTATTGCTATAAGATAATATCCGGCTGCTACCAGGCTGTCTGCTACGCCGTATACTTCGTATGCATTACCAAAGGTGCCATGGCTCCATATTAGTGGCATGCCCGATCTTTTGCCCCATGTCAGGTAGTGCATATTCACATTGGGTGTCTGGACCCAATGTCCATGCTTTAGCTCAAAATCAGCCAGCTCTTGTTTATACTGTGCCAGCAGGCTATCCATATTCGTTTTCGGGAGGGCAGCACTATCCGTTTGGGCATATGCAACAGAACGCGAAGTGACTATTGCCAGCAGTAAAAAGAAGATGGTACGCATGAGGTAGAGATGAGAACTACAGTATGAAGTTCGCCATTTCGAAAATAACTGGCTGAGGTATTTTTATTGACTTTGACGAAGTAGCCTGCCGGGCTTCACGGCAATAAGAGGCCTTTTATTTCCAGCCAGTCGTTTACCCTTTTATGTCTGCCAAGATCGACAAGGGCGTTGTGGGGTTCTGTAAACAGGTAGGTTTCACCTTCAAAGCTATCCAGGTTTCTTAAATAGTCGTCTATCATGATGTCGGCCTTGATGATCTCTTTCGAGCCACAGAAGACCCGTTGTCGCCAGCCGATGAATGGGAAATGCCTGTCCAACCATTGTTGCTTTTCACTCAAGCTCAGCGGGAACTCCATAGCTGCAGATACGACAAACACCTTATAGTGTTTGTTTAGCTCTTCCAATATCTCCTGGCTGTTTGCGACAACCTGGATATCATCAAAGAAGCCTTTTGTGGTGATATGTTTTCTGCCGTGTGGGAACACCTGGCCTTCGCTCAATCCGGTCATGCTATTCAGTGATAACCACTCGCCGGTTTCTTCATGGTGCTTCTTTATAAACTGGCTGTATACATCAGCCAGAACACCATCCATATCTACAGCCAGGCGTTTCATAAACTAAGTTGTTCTTTTAGTGACCCACTGTGGCACATCGGGTGCTACATAGTTTTCCATTAGGTCCAGTAGTTCTTCTATCGAATCGCTGAACAATAACATGTCACGTATCTCCTGTTTCAGAAAACCCTCGCTCACCATGGTGTCTGCCAAAACTTTTAAGCTGTCGTAGTAACCGTTGATATTGAGCATGCCCATCGGTTTTTG is a genomic window containing:
- a CDS encoding acyltransferase family protein; the protein is MTQKKIAGLDYLRALAITLVFLYHYRSFAHPAWIDDLFSFGWTGVDLFFVLSGYLIANHVFSDIEKGNFSPGLFALKRALRILPAYWVVLSLYFAVPAIREWEGLPPLWKFLTFTQNFGLDLRTNRTFSHAWSLCVEEQFYLLLPLTALLFSRFKSVKPAIALLTALFMAGFAARLASWIFLIIPTIGTQDFGATWAQRMYYPTYNRLDGILAGVSIAGLFHVAPNATNLLLKRVNILVIAGLALLTGAYFLCLEQLSFYASIFGYPVIALGFGALTLAAISPYSLVNKHRSGFISKIAALSYAIYLVHKATNHITQEQLAAFGIPADSNLMFLLCAGSAVTGALALHYVVEKPFLKIKEGLVRRYSEQPKLAVEEVYIQK
- a CDS encoding alpha/beta fold hydrolase; translated protein: MRTIFFLLLAIVTSRSVAYAQTDSAALPKTNMDSLLAQYKQELADFELKHGHWVQTPNVNMHYLTWGKRSGMPLIWSHGTFGNAYEVYGVADSLVAAGYYLIAIDFYGHGLTAIPGKEVSLYHVADDIKALMDELKIKKAVIGGFSRGGSITTAFYDSYPNRVRALVLEDGGSVAWDVNGHKKSTEEMANEFINNYKMRTPAPVYNTELEAFTRLYNNNGQKADFTRIAFTFFNRLKQNNEGKWEMNPGVDDLVCEHTAEQLITAVHRPYAANNMFGASTHLIYPKMIYRNLDVPMLIFDPVSDEDWFDFEEENTQLQQSHPDLIVHKVYENTGHAVKMEHPQEFVRDMAEFLKTVKN
- a CDS encoding 5' nucleotidase, NT5C type produces the protein MKRLAVDMDGVLADVYSQFIKKHHEETGEWLSLNSMTGLSEGQVFPHGRKHITTKGFFDDIQVVANSQEILEELNKHYKVFVVSAAMEFPLSLSEKQQWLDRHFPFIGWRQRVFCGSKEIIKADIMIDDYLRNLDSFEGETYLFTEPHNALVDLGRHKRVNDWLEIKGLLLP